GACCCCCCCATCCGCGCCGCGCTGGTTCGGGACGTCGTCCCAGGGCTGATCGACGGCGACCCCGACGGGTTCTGGTTCCACGAGATGGGGCTGTGCGAGCACCGGGCGCGCGTCGACCTGGCCGTCTTCAACGGCCACATCCACGGGATCGAGATCAAGAGCGACCGGGACACCTTCGCCCGCCTCGACCAGCAGGCCGAGGTGTACAACGCGGTCCTCGACCTCATCACCGTGGTCGTAGGCGAGGCCCACGAGGTGACGGTCGAGAGCCACGTCGACGAGTGGTGGGGGATCAGCGTCGCGCGCGAGGGCGCTTCCGGCGTGCTGATCGACCGGATCCGACCGCCCGAGCAGAACCCCCAGCGTGACGCGGAGATGATCGCGCACTTGCTGTGGAGGGACGAGGCGGTCGAGCTGCTCGACCGGCTGGGGTGCGCCCGCGGAGTCCGGTCGAAACCGAGGTACTTCGTCTGCAAGCGGCTGTCCGAGGCGCTGCCGATCGAGGACCTCTCCCGCGAGGTCCGCCAGACGATCAAGGCACGCGGGGACTGGAGGGCTACGCCGAGCTGAGCTGCTCCTGCACCAGCCGCGCATGGTGGCTGAAGGCGACCTGGATCCACTCGGTCGCGTTGCCGGTCGTGTCGTTCTCGGTCCACTCGGGGTTCGCGTACTCCCAAATCCTGAGGTCCCCCGGCGAGAACTCCTTCCCCCTGTAGTCCGGGAGCGCGACGACGTCGGCCGCGATCTTGCGGATCCGGCCGTACGTCTCCGGGCTCCCCTTCTGCTTCGACTCCTTCCCCACGTACCAGCTTTCCCCCGTCGTGTAGACCAGTTTCGGGGCGACGCGGGGGTTCTTCATCTCGGGGATCTCGCGGCCGGTCACGCCGTAGTCGCCGAACGTGGGCAGGCGAGGGAGGCTCCCCCGAACGGCGTTGTAGAGGATCCAGTCCGCCCGCGGGAAGCGCCCGCGCTGTCCGGAGTCGAGCGAGAGCGGCTGGGGGTAGGCGCCACCGAGGA
This sequence is a window from Rubrivirga marina. Protein-coding genes within it:
- a CDS encoding sce7726 family protein, whose translation is MSLADPPIRAALVRDVVPGLIDGDPDGFWFHEMGLCEHRARVDLAVFNGHIHGIEIKSDRDTFARLDQQAEVYNAVLDLITVVVGEAHEVTVESHVDEWWGISVAREGASGVLIDRIRPPEQNPQRDAEMIAHLLWRDEAVELLDRLGCARGVRSKPRYFVCKRLSEALPIEDLSREVRQTIKARGDWRATPS